The genomic stretch CGTCTACATCGAGCTGGTGCGCGGTACGCCGCTGCTGGTGCAGATCTTCATTTTCTACTTCTTCATCGGCACGGTGCTCAACCTGTCCCGCGAGTTCGCCGGGATCGCTGCGCTGTCGCTGTTCACCGGTGCCTATGTGGCCGAGATCATTCGTTCCGGCGTACAGTCGATTGCCCGTGGGCAGAACGAAGCCGCGCGCTCCCTGGGCCTGAATGCCAGCCAGTCGATGCGCCATGTGGTGCTGCCGCAAGCATTCAAGCGGGTGCTGCCGCCACTGGCCGGGCAATTCATCAGCCTGGTCAAGGACACCTCGCTGGTGTCGGTCATCGCCATCACCGAGCTGCTCAAGAGTGGCCGTGAAGTCATCACCACCTCGTTCTCGCCGTTCGAAATCCTGTTCTGCGTGGCCGGGCTGTACCTGTTGATCAACCTGCCGCTGTCGAAAATGGCCAGCCGGCTTGAGCGGAGGCTCGCGCAAAGTGATTGAAGTCCGCGATCTGATAAAAGTCTTCGACACCCGTGGCCAGGTGGTTCGCGCGGTGGACAACGTCACCACCCAGGTGGCCAAGGGCGAGGTGCTGGTGGTCATCGGTCCGTCCGGTTCCGGCAAATCGACTTTCTTGCGCTGCCTCAATGGCCTGGAAGAGTTCGATTCCGGCTCGGTGAGCATCGACGGCCTGCAACTGGCCGACCCGAAAACCGACGTGAATGCCTACCGGCGTGAAGTCGGCATGGTGTTCCAGCACTTCAACCTGTTCCCGCACATGACCGTGCTGGAGAACCTGTGCCTGGCGCAGAAGGTCGTGCGCAAGCGCGCCAAGAAGGAGCGCGAAGCCAAGGCCATGGCGCTGTTGGAGAAGGTCGGCATTGCGCAGAAGGCCCACGAGTTCCCGTCGCGCCTGTCCGGCGGCCAACAACAGCGGGTGGCAATCGCCCGGGCGCTGGCCATGGAGCCCAAGGTCATGCTGTTCGACGAACCGACCTCGGCACTCGACCCGGAAATGGTCGGCGAAGTGCTGGACGTGATGAAGACCCTGGCTGTGGAAGGCATGACCATGGTTTGCGTGACGCACGAAATGGGCTTTGCCCGCGAAGTGGCGGACCGGGTGCTGTTCTTCGATCACGGCAAGTTGCTGGAAGATGCTTCGCCAGCCGAGTTCTTTGATGCGCCGAAGGATCCACGGGCGCAGGCGTTCTTGCGTCAGGTCTTGTAAGGGCGCGACTAAATAACTGGTCGGCAGAAACGTTTATCAAGGACTCCACGGACGGGCTTGAACAACATGGACTGTATCTTTTGCAAAATGCTCGCCGGCCAGGCACCCATGCACCTGATCTGGGAGGACGAAGCCCACGTGGCATTCCTCTCCAGCCGTCCCAATACACCGGGCTTCTCGGTGGTCGTGCCCCGGCAGCACGTTGGCAGCTACGCGTTCGCCCAGTCGGATGAGGTGTTGTCAGGCTTGATGATCGCCGCGAAAAAAGTCGCGCTGCTGATCGACCGCGCGCTGCCGGACGTCGGCCGCACGGGCTTGATGCTGGAAGGCTATGGCATCGACCATTTGCACGCCAAGCTCTTCCCCATGCACGGGACGGGCGACTCCAGCGCCTTCAAACCCATCAGTTCCAACGTCGACAGGTTCTTCGAGCGCTACGAAGGCTATATCTCGTCCCATGACTTCAAGGGTGAGCTCAACCACGACCTCGCGGCCCTGGCGCAGCACATTCGCCAGGTTGGCGGGTACGACGCCTGAACCGGGAGGCTGTTGCCAGCCTCGCGTGTGCCACCGATCAGACCCTGAATTTACCCACCAGCATCTGCAGATGAGTACCCAACCGCGCCAGCTCGACGCTGGAGGCGGCGGTCTCCTCACTGGCGGCCGAGGTCTGCTCGGA from Pseudomonas sp. S04 encodes the following:
- a CDS encoding amino acid ABC transporter ATP-binding protein, giving the protein MIEVRDLIKVFDTRGQVVRAVDNVTTQVAKGEVLVVIGPSGSGKSTFLRCLNGLEEFDSGSVSIDGLQLADPKTDVNAYRREVGMVFQHFNLFPHMTVLENLCLAQKVVRKRAKKEREAKAMALLEKVGIAQKAHEFPSRLSGGQQQRVAIARALAMEPKVMLFDEPTSALDPEMVGEVLDVMKTLAVEGMTMVCVTHEMGFAREVADRVLFFDHGKLLEDASPAEFFDAPKDPRAQAFLRQVL
- a CDS encoding HIT family protein, with the protein product MDCIFCKMLAGQAPMHLIWEDEAHVAFLSSRPNTPGFSVVVPRQHVGSYAFAQSDEVLSGLMIAAKKVALLIDRALPDVGRTGLMLEGYGIDHLHAKLFPMHGTGDSSAFKPISSNVDRFFERYEGYISSHDFKGELNHDLAALAQHIRQVGGYDA
- a CDS encoding amino acid ABC transporter permease; the encoded protein is MKHKKAQWPWHVLTVLVLVGMAGALYYATSLMSYEWRWNRVPQYFAYHAEDTQRAADISTVSELVRKGDKAEVTLRNDAGTEQVLTVDDNSLQVARGDDVAEGDVIGVTRHWAAGPLLWGLWTTLWLSLVSGVLGLLIGLATGLCRLSNNPTLRDLSIVYIELVRGTPLLVQIFIFYFFIGTVLNLSREFAGIAALSLFTGAYVAEIIRSGVQSIARGQNEAARSLGLNASQSMRHVVLPQAFKRVLPPLAGQFISLVKDTSLVSVIAITELLKSGREVITTSFSPFEILFCVAGLYLLINLPLSKMASRLERRLAQSD